A genomic stretch from Peromyscus eremicus chromosome 6, PerEre_H2_v1, whole genome shotgun sequence includes:
- the LOC131912596 gene encoding NADPH-dependent 3-keto-steroid reductase HSD3B3-like isoform X2, producing MPMWSCLVTGAGGFLGQRIIRLLAQEKELQEVRALFRSFTPKHREELSSTQHLLDACVEASVPVFIYSSSVSVAGPNSYKEIIQNGCEEDNHESTLSYPYPYSKKMAEKAVLAANGSSLKDGGTLRTCALRLTFIYGEGSQHISYAVNRALKNNGILDNFARFSMINPVFVSNAAWAHILAARGLRDPKKSPNIQGQFYYISDETPHQSFVDLFYNLSKDWGIHLDSSWSLPLPMLYGLAFLLESVSFLLRPIYSYQPPFNRCFVTLSNSVFTFSYKKAQRDLGYEPPVSWEEARRKTSQWIGSLVEQHKGTRNTTSQ from the exons ATGCCTATGTGGAGCTGCCTGGTGACAggagcaggaggatttctgggccAGAGGATCATCCGCTTGTTGGCTCAGGAGAAAGAGCTGCAGGAGGTCAGGGCCTTGTTCAGGTCCTTCACTCCAAAACACAGGGAGGAATTATCCA GTACTCAGCACCTATTGGATGCTTGTGTGGAAGCCAGTGTCCCAGTCTTCATCTACAGCAGCTCAGTGTCTGTGGCTGGACCAAATTCCTACAAGGAGATCATCCAGAATGGATGCGAGGAAGACAATCATGAAAGCACATTGTCTTATCCGTACCCATACAGCAAAAAGATGGCTGAGAAGGCAGTGCTGGCAGCCAATGGGAGCAGCCTGAAAGATGGTGGCACTTTGCGTACTTGTGCCTTAAGACTTACATTCATCTATGGAGAAGGGAGCCAACACATTTCATATGCAGTAAATAGAGCACTCAAGAACAATGGCATACTTGACAATTTTGCCAGATTCTCAATGATCAACCCAGTGTTTGTGAGTAATGCAGCCTGGGCACACATTCTGGCAGCCAGGGGCCTACGAGACCCCAAGAAGTCACCAAACATCCAAGGTCAGTTCTACTACATCTCAGATGAAACCCCTCACCAAAGCTTTGTTGATTTATTCTACAACCTGAGCAAGGACTGGGGCATTCACCTGGATTCCAGTTGGAGCCTTCCTCTACCCATGCTCTACGGTCTGGCCTTCCTGTTGGAATCTGTGAGCTTCCTGCTGCGTCCAATCTACAGTTACCAGCCTCCTTTTAACCGCTGCTTCGTCACACTGTCAAATAGTGTGTTCACCTTCTCCTACAAGAAAGCTCAGCGAGATCTGGGCTATGAGCCACCTGTCAGCTGGGAGGAAGCCAGACGGAAAACTTCTCAATGGATTGGGTCACTAGTGGAGCAGCACAAGGGGACACGGAACACAACGTCTCAGTGA
- the LOC131912596 gene encoding NADPH-dependent 3-keto-steroid reductase HSD3B3-like isoform X1 yields the protein MPMWSCLVTGAGGFLGQRIIRLLAQEKELQEVRALFRSFTPKHREELSKLQTKAKVTVLKGDLLDAQCLRRACQGVSVIIHTAASLDILGAIPRQTVLDINLKGTQHLLDACVEASVPVFIYSSSVSVAGPNSYKEIIQNGCEEDNHESTLSYPYPYSKKMAEKAVLAANGSSLKDGGTLRTCALRLTFIYGEGSQHISYAVNRALKNNGILDNFARFSMINPVFVSNAAWAHILAARGLRDPKKSPNIQGQFYYISDETPHQSFVDLFYNLSKDWGIHLDSSWSLPLPMLYGLAFLLESVSFLLRPIYSYQPPFNRCFVTLSNSVFTFSYKKAQRDLGYEPPVSWEEARRKTSQWIGSLVEQHKGTRNTTSQ from the exons ATGCCTATGTGGAGCTGCCTGGTGACAggagcaggaggatttctgggccAGAGGATCATCCGCTTGTTGGCTCAGGAGAAAGAGCTGCAGGAGGTCAGGGCCTTGTTCAGGTCCTTCACTCCAAAACACAGGGAGGAATTATCCA AGCTCCAGACAAAAGCCAAGGTGACCGTGCTGAAGGGAGACCTTCTGGATGCCCAGTGCCTGAGGAGAGCCTGCCAGGGTGTCTCTGTTATCATCCACACCGCTGCCTCCCTTGACATCTTGGGTGCCATTCCCAGACAGACCGTCCTGGATATCAACCTGAAAG GTACTCAGCACCTATTGGATGCTTGTGTGGAAGCCAGTGTCCCAGTCTTCATCTACAGCAGCTCAGTGTCTGTGGCTGGACCAAATTCCTACAAGGAGATCATCCAGAATGGATGCGAGGAAGACAATCATGAAAGCACATTGTCTTATCCGTACCCATACAGCAAAAAGATGGCTGAGAAGGCAGTGCTGGCAGCCAATGGGAGCAGCCTGAAAGATGGTGGCACTTTGCGTACTTGTGCCTTAAGACTTACATTCATCTATGGAGAAGGGAGCCAACACATTTCATATGCAGTAAATAGAGCACTCAAGAACAATGGCATACTTGACAATTTTGCCAGATTCTCAATGATCAACCCAGTGTTTGTGAGTAATGCAGCCTGGGCACACATTCTGGCAGCCAGGGGCCTACGAGACCCCAAGAAGTCACCAAACATCCAAGGTCAGTTCTACTACATCTCAGATGAAACCCCTCACCAAAGCTTTGTTGATTTATTCTACAACCTGAGCAAGGACTGGGGCATTCACCTGGATTCCAGTTGGAGCCTTCCTCTACCCATGCTCTACGGTCTGGCCTTCCTGTTGGAATCTGTGAGCTTCCTGCTGCGTCCAATCTACAGTTACCAGCCTCCTTTTAACCGCTGCTTCGTCACACTGTCAAATAGTGTGTTCACCTTCTCCTACAAGAAAGCTCAGCGAGATCTGGGCTATGAGCCACCTGTCAGCTGGGAGGAAGCCAGACGGAAAACTTCTCAATGGATTGGGTCACTAGTGGAGCAGCACAAGGGGACACGGAACACAACGTCTCAGTGA